The following proteins are encoded in a genomic region of Nomascus leucogenys isolate Asia chromosome 17, Asia_NLE_v1, whole genome shotgun sequence:
- the CCDC97 gene encoding coiled-coil domain-containing protein 97, translating into MEAVATAAAAKEPDKGCTEPGPGHWGELSQTPVPSKPQDKVEAAEATSVALDSDTSRTENAAVSAMLHAVAASRLPVCSQQQGEPDLTEREKVAILAQLYHEKPLVFLERFRTGLREEHLACFGHVRGDHRADFYCAEVAQQGTARPRTLRTRLRNRRYAALRELIQGGEYFSDEQMRFRAPLLYEQYIGQYLTQEELSARTPTHQPPKPGSPGRPACPLSNLLLQSYEERELQQRLLQQQEEEEACLEEEEEEEDSDEEDQRSGKDSEAWVPDSEERLILREEFTSRMHQRFLDGKDGDFDYSTVDDNPDFDNLDIVARDEEERYFDEEEPEDAPSPELDGD; encoded by the exons ATGGAGGCCGTggcgacggcggcggcggcgaagGAACCAGATAAGG GCTGCACAGAGCCTGGACCTGGGCACTGGGGTGAGCTGAGCCAGACACCAGTCCCATCTAAACCCCAGGACAAAGTGGAAGCAGCTGAGGCAACATCAGTGGCCCTGGACAGTGACACTTCCAGGACTGAAAATGCAGCAGTGAGTGCTATGCTGCACGCTGTAGCCGCCAGCCGCCTGCCTGTTTGCAGCCAGCAGCAGGGTGAACCCGACTTGACAGAGCGTGAGAAAGTGGCCATCCTGGCCCAGCTGTACCACGAGAAGCCACTGGTGTTCCTGGAGCGCTTCCGCACAGGCCTCCGTGAGGAGCACCTGGCCTGCTTTGGCCACGTGCGTGGCGACCACCGTGCAGACTTCTACTGTGCTGAGGTGGCCCAGCAGGGCACTGCCCGGCCCCGCACCCTGCGTACCCGCCTGCGTAACCGGCGCTATGCTGCCCTGCGAGAGCTGATCCAAG GGGGCGAGTACTTCAGTGATGAGCAGATGCGATTCCGGGCCCCCCTGCTATACGAGCAGTACATCGGGCAGTACCTCACCCAGGAGGAGCTCAGTGCCCGCACCCCAACCCACCAGCCCCCCAAGCCCGGGTCCCCCGGGAGACCTGCTTGCCCGCTCTCCAACTTGCTGCTCCAGTCCTACGAGGAGCGGGAGCTACAGCAGCGTCTGCTCcaacagcaggaggaggaggaggcctgcttggaggaagaggaagaggaggaggacagtGATGAGGAAG ACCAGAGGTCAGGCAAGGACTCGGAGGCCTGGGTTCCTGACTCGGAGGAGAGGCTGATCCTGCGAGAGGAGTTCACCAGCCGCATGCACCAGCGCTTCCTAGATGGCAAGGACGGGGACTTTGACTACAG CACAGTAGACGACAACCCCGACTTCGACAACCTCGACATCGTGGCACGGGATGAGGAGGAGAGGTACTTCGATGAGGAAGAACCTGAGGAtgcacccagcccagagctgGATGGGGACTGA